A single genomic interval of Microbacterium sp. zg-Y1090 harbors:
- a CDS encoding formimidoylglutamate deiminase encodes MIIHCQTALIDGVPVRSVRLHVDPSGSIARIEPGVAPGEGDLRLGMVLPGAGNAHSHAFHRVLRGRTHDGGGDFWRWRERMYAAAARLDPALYHDLARAVFGEMLAAGYTAVAEFHYVHHRPDGTAYDPAHAMERALAEAAADTGIRLTLLDTCYLAGGIGAPLTLAQLRFGDGTAAGWLRRWHALRDALGPSVVLGAAVHSVRAVTPEDIGAIVAGLPDDVPLHVHLSEQPQENADCLAAYGRTPTQVLADAGALAPRLSAVHATHLTADDVRMLGDAGVTAVFCPTTEADLGDGIGPARELADAGARIALGSDQNAVVDPFLEVRGLEAGERLASGRRGRFSTVELAAALADNGYAACGLTGGIRVGAPCDLVELDAATVRTVGAEPAQLVLAATASDVRRVIVGGRLRAAAGVLRGRDGGAGVDPAALLAAALRPFDTSEED; translated from the coding sequence GTGATCATCCACTGCCAGACCGCGCTCATCGACGGCGTCCCGGTGCGCTCCGTGCGGCTGCACGTCGACCCGTCGGGGAGCATCGCCCGCATCGAGCCGGGTGTCGCGCCCGGGGAGGGCGATCTGCGGCTGGGCATGGTGCTCCCCGGCGCGGGCAACGCCCACTCGCACGCGTTCCACCGGGTGCTGCGCGGGCGCACCCACGACGGCGGCGGGGATTTCTGGCGGTGGCGCGAGCGCATGTACGCCGCCGCGGCGCGACTGGACCCCGCCCTCTACCACGACCTCGCCCGCGCCGTCTTCGGCGAGATGCTCGCGGCCGGGTACACCGCTGTCGCGGAGTTCCACTACGTGCACCACCGTCCCGACGGCACCGCCTACGATCCGGCGCACGCCATGGAGCGCGCGCTGGCCGAGGCGGCCGCCGACACCGGCATCCGGCTCACTCTGCTGGACACCTGCTACCTCGCGGGCGGGATCGGTGCGCCGCTCACCCTCGCGCAGCTGCGGTTCGGCGACGGCACCGCCGCAGGCTGGCTGCGCCGCTGGCACGCGCTGCGCGACGCCCTCGGTCCGTCGGTGGTGCTGGGCGCCGCGGTGCATTCCGTGCGCGCGGTGACCCCCGAGGACATCGGGGCGATCGTCGCCGGGCTTCCGGACGACGTTCCGCTGCACGTCCACCTCTCGGAGCAGCCGCAGGAGAACGCCGACTGCCTGGCGGCCTACGGCCGCACGCCGACGCAGGTGCTCGCCGACGCCGGGGCCCTCGCACCCCGGCTGAGCGCCGTGCACGCGACGCATCTCACCGCCGACGACGTGCGGATGCTGGGGGATGCCGGGGTCACGGCGGTGTTCTGCCCCACGACCGAGGCCGACCTCGGCGACGGCATCGGCCCGGCGCGGGAGCTCGCCGACGCGGGGGCGCGCATCGCCCTCGGGTCGGACCAGAACGCCGTGGTCGACCCCTTTCTCGAGGTGCGCGGCCTCGAAGCCGGCGAGCGTCTGGCCTCGGGTCGCCGCGGCCGGTTCAGCACGGTGGAACTGGCCGCGGCGCTCGCCGACAACGGCTACGCCGCCTGCGGTCTGACCGGCGGCATCCGCGTCGGCGCGCCCTGCGACCTCGTCGAGCTGGATGCCGCGACCGTGCGCACGGTCGGCGCAGAGCCCGCGCAACTGGTGCTCGCCGCCACCGCCTCCGACGTCCGCCGTGTCATCGTGGGAGGGCGGCTGCGGGCAGCCGCCGGCGTGCTCCGAGGCCGCGACGGCGGGGCGGGCGTCGACCCCGCCGCGCTGCTTGCGGCGGCCCTGCGACCCTTCGACACGTCCGAGGAGGACTGA
- a CDS encoding MarR family winged helix-turn-helix transcriptional regulator yields the protein MPQTVVRHENEHLYADPPEREAGRALSDAILRLRRAERGQERRATARSTLSGLDLTALRYLVQGARDERDLSPKDLLTMLSTSSATITNVVERLVCRGLVERVQHPRDRRAHYLVPTPAAFRLVDEAYASHHSAIVEVIDGLTDQQADAAALVIARLAERLDLLEREERIADAEAGLR from the coding sequence ATGCCCCAGACGGTCGTGCGCCACGAGAACGAGCACCTGTACGCCGACCCGCCCGAGCGCGAGGCAGGCCGTGCACTCAGTGACGCCATCCTGCGGCTGCGCCGCGCCGAGCGCGGCCAGGAGCGCCGCGCCACGGCCCGCTCCACGCTCTCCGGCCTCGACCTCACGGCGCTGCGCTATCTCGTGCAGGGTGCCCGCGACGAGCGCGATCTCAGCCCCAAGGACCTGCTGACGATGCTCTCCACCTCCAGCGCCACCATCACGAACGTCGTCGAGCGACTCGTCTGCCGCGGTCTCGTCGAGCGCGTCCAGCACCCCCGCGACCGCCGTGCGCACTATCTCGTCCCCACCCCTGCTGCCTTCCGCCTCGTCGACGAGGCCTACGCCTCGCATCACAGCGCGATCGTCGAGGTGATCGACGGGCTGACGGATCAGCAGGCCGACGCCGCCGCCCTCGTCATCGCTCGTCTGGCCGAGCGGCTCGACCTGCTGGAGCGCGAGGAGCGGATCGCGGACGCCGAGGCCGGGCTGCGCTGA
- the hutI gene encoding imidazolonepropionase: protein MATLLTDIGELTTHAPGEPRLQDAAVVIEGDRIAWIGGAADAPAADEAVTLGGRAVLPGWVDAHTHLVFAGDRSAEFEARMAGQAYAAGGIATTVTATRAASEGDLAANLRRLRLEALRQGTTVLETKTGYGLDVASEAQSARIAAAEADVVTFLGAHIVPEGADPRTYLDLVTGPMLDAVRPWVQFIDVFCERGAFDVEQSREVLQAGVRAGLGLRVHGNQLGHGGGVALAVEMGAASVDHCNALTDHDIDLLAGSDTVATVLPACDLSTRQPLAPARRLWDAGATVAIATNANPGTSYTTSMPYCVATAVLQMGLSIEEAVWSATRGGAVALSLVDHPDAVGMIAVGGRADLQALDAPSVSHLAYRPGVPLTAAVWRAGERVAL, encoded by the coding sequence ATGGCGACCCTGCTGACCGACATCGGCGAGCTCACGACCCACGCCCCCGGCGAACCCCGCCTCCAGGACGCCGCGGTGGTGATCGAGGGAGACCGCATCGCGTGGATCGGCGGCGCCGCCGATGCACCCGCCGCCGATGAGGCCGTGACGCTGGGTGGCCGCGCCGTGCTCCCCGGCTGGGTGGACGCCCACACGCACCTCGTGTTCGCCGGCGACCGGTCCGCCGAGTTCGAGGCGCGGATGGCGGGGCAGGCGTACGCCGCGGGCGGGATCGCGACGACGGTGACGGCGACCCGCGCGGCGAGCGAGGGGGACCTCGCCGCCAACCTGCGGCGGCTGCGTCTGGAGGCGCTGCGCCAGGGGACGACCGTGCTGGAGACGAAGACCGGGTACGGCCTGGACGTCGCCTCCGAGGCGCAGAGCGCCCGCATCGCGGCAGCCGAGGCCGATGTCGTCACGTTCCTCGGCGCGCACATCGTGCCCGAAGGTGCGGACCCGCGCACCTATCTGGATCTCGTCACCGGCCCGATGCTCGACGCGGTGCGCCCGTGGGTGCAGTTCATCGACGTCTTCTGCGAGCGGGGGGCGTTCGACGTCGAACAGTCCCGCGAGGTGCTGCAGGCCGGAGTGCGGGCGGGGCTCGGCCTGCGCGTGCACGGAAACCAACTCGGTCACGGCGGGGGCGTGGCGCTCGCGGTGGAGATGGGGGCTGCCAGCGTCGACCACTGCAACGCACTCACCGACCACGACATCGATCTGCTGGCCGGGTCCGACACCGTCGCCACGGTGCTGCCCGCATGCGACCTCTCCACCCGCCAGCCGCTCGCGCCGGCGCGCCGGCTGTGGGATGCCGGAGCCACGGTGGCCATCGCGACCAACGCCAACCCGGGCACCTCGTACACGACGTCGATGCCGTACTGCGTCGCGACCGCCGTGCTGCAGATGGGCCTCTCCATCGAGGAGGCGGTGTGGTCGGCCACCCGCGGCGGAGCCGTGGCGCTCTCGCTGGTGGACCACCCCGATGCGGTGGGGATGATCGCCGTCGGCGGCCGCGCGGATCTCCAGGCGCTCGACGCGCCCTCCGTGTCGCACCTGGCCTACCGGCCCGGCGTCCCGCTGACGGCCGCCGTCTGGCGCGCGGGGGAGCGGGTCGCCCTCTAA
- a CDS encoding DUF7882 family protein, translated as MGLLYYGADKTPAEIPDRLLAHVKVVTATKLRRSESFTLSWRHPDGDERGRTTLWMQPSIPLRFVFESPEPETLDPELLRDLAAMANSSAGLSLAWADEPLATIAPAARQPLAA; from the coding sequence GTGGGACTTCTCTACTACGGAGCGGACAAGACCCCGGCCGAGATCCCGGACCGGCTCCTCGCGCACGTGAAGGTGGTCACCGCCACCAAGCTGCGGCGCAGCGAGAGTTTCACCCTCTCGTGGCGTCACCCCGACGGCGACGAGCGAGGCCGCACGACCCTGTGGATGCAGCCGTCGATCCCGCTGCGCTTCGTCTTCGAAAGCCCCGAGCCCGAGACTCTCGACCCCGAGCTGCTGCGCGACCTCGCCGCCATGGCCAACTCCTCCGCCGGGCTCTCCCTGGCGTGGGCCGATGAGCCCCTCGCGACCATCGCGCCGGCGGCGCGGCAGCCCCTCGCCGCTTAG